The Candidatus Eisenbacteria bacterium genome window below encodes:
- a CDS encoding Rrf2 family transcriptional regulator, whose product MEFTPSRSQGHLIVAAVRILAHQRKRPPATEEIAELLGISRELVLHILRGLESRGIVRSIETPFEIRIDIEDHTLLEGLPEKQEGPDVRREIEDFQRKAGDRQKKIERMMREGDPARKTRESVSKIEREFREFRKKDRSRQRFEGQEPKD is encoded by the coding sequence ATGGAGTTCACGCCCTCCCGGTCACAGGGACACCTGATCGTCGCCGCGGTCAGGATTCTCGCCCACCAGCGGAAGCGGCCGCCCGCGACGGAAGAGATCGCGGAGCTTCTCGGCATCTCGCGGGAGCTCGTGCTCCACATACTCCGCGGCCTCGAGAGTCGCGGAATCGTCCGGTCGATCGAGACTCCGTTCGAGATCAGGATCGATATCGAGGACCACACGCTGCTCGAAGGGCTTCCCGAGAAGCAGGAAGGTCCCGACGTGCGGCGCGAGATCGAGGACTTCCAGAGGAAGGCCGGAGACCGGCAGAAGAAGATCGAGCGGATGATGCGCGAGGGAGATCCCGCCCGCAAGACGCGGGAGAGCGTCTCCAAGATCGAGAGGGAGTTCCGGGAGTTCCGAAAGAAGGATCGCTCACGCCAGCGGTTCGAGGGGCAGGAACCGAAGGACTGA
- the mscL gene encoding large conductance mechanosensitive channel protein MscL: MLKEFKDFLLKTNAFALAIGVIIGAAVGKVVSSIVGDLLMPVVGLLIPGGEWRQIKIPLSRTPDGAVGAAIMLGSFLGAVVDFVIIGLVVFLITKALLKPAPAAPAPPTKTCQECLETIAAEAKRCKHCGSAA; encoded by the coding sequence ATGCTGAAGGAGTTCAAGGACTTCCTCCTCAAGACAAACGCCTTTGCGCTGGCCATCGGAGTCATCATCGGCGCGGCCGTCGGCAAAGTCGTCTCGTCGATCGTCGGCGATCTGCTCATGCCGGTCGTCGGCCTCCTGATCCCGGGCGGCGAGTGGCGTCAGATCAAGATCCCTCTCAGCCGCACCCCGGACGGAGCGGTCGGAGCCGCAATCATGCTGGGGTCGTTCCTTGGAGCCGTCGTCGACTTCGTCATCATCGGCCTGGTGGTCTTCCTGATCACGAAGGCGCTCTTGAAGCCCGCGCCCGCCGCACCCGCCCCGCCCACCAAGACATGCCAGGAGTGCCTCGAGACGATCGCCGCCGAAGCGAAGAGGTGCAAGCACTGCGGGAGCGCCGCCTAG
- a CDS encoding tetratricopeptide repeat protein — MGGHAMLAMYYETRDGEGKGREYLEGMAAKDPTGAAGKALGWFLVQRQKNDEAIGVYRKILERDPSDMLATYGLGRAVFASRQNLDEAVRCFQRFLGKPAPPGPVT; from the coding sequence ATGGGCGGACATGCGATGTTGGCGATGTACTACGAAACCCGTGACGGAGAGGGAAAGGGTAGAGAGTATCTCGAGGGCATGGCGGCCAAGGATCCAACAGGCGCGGCAGGCAAAGCGCTCGGTTGGTTCCTGGTGCAAAGACAGAAGAACGACGAGGCAATTGGGGTCTACCGGAAGATCCTTGAGAGGGATCCGAGCGACATGCTGGCGACCTACGGACTCGGCCGGGCCGTGTTTGCCAGCAGGCAGAACTTGGATGAGGCCGTAAGGTGCTTCCAGCGGTTTCTCGGGAAGCCCGCCCCTCCTGGACCGGTGACATGA
- a CDS encoding potassium transporter KefB: protein MSTDLTLESVLLVLALSVGVVALFHRIRLPAIAGFILVGILVGPHGISLIGSVKDVEALAKLGVVLLLFSIGLEFSISRLRRIWRVLLEAGIPYVLIASGGAYLIARFLGLSPAGAIFTGFWVALSSTAIVLKTLSDRGEIDTPYGRLVLSILLFQDLCIVPMMLLLPVLGGTRELWGARVGEVLGEALLILLAVLFISRFVVPPFLAYVARSRNRELFLLFVLLFCLGTAGAAHWLGLSAALGAFLGGLLLSKSDYGLQALSDILPFRDVFNSIFFMSIGMLLDVSFCVAHPLPVLLAGFGLFAGKAIIGASIAMVIGFSARVAALSGLALANVGEFSFVLAGAGRELGLVPEETFQILLAASILTMAFTPVVIALAPRFARRVERVARIAPGFLAGRRSDAGAEPLVEKMREHVVVVGYGLNGSNLAHLLKAEGIPYIVLDLNATTVQEARAHGEPILFGDITSETVMKHLGLERARMLMISISDAEATRRAVRALRERYPDLHLLVRTRYVSEVDGLHALGASEVVPEEFETSIEIGARTLARYGADVGLIRGRLESLRADSYRAMRPEAAPARAGTARSMAMAGGTAVCPVLPAGSMTGLSLAEVDVPGRTGGRVLAVRRGDEILTDPNPALVLEEEDLLIVLGTEEQLDAVRALLAGEITIEEPEGIKTGTEDGGAPL, encoded by the coding sequence ATGAGCACGGATCTGACACTCGAGAGCGTTCTCCTCGTCCTCGCCCTCTCGGTGGGCGTAGTCGCCCTTTTCCACCGGATCCGGTTGCCCGCGATCGCCGGCTTCATCCTCGTGGGGATTCTCGTCGGCCCTCATGGCATATCGCTCATAGGCAGCGTGAAGGATGTGGAGGCGCTGGCGAAGCTCGGCGTCGTGCTCCTTCTCTTCTCCATCGGGCTCGAGTTCTCGATCAGCCGCCTCCGGAGGATCTGGCGCGTGCTCCTCGAGGCGGGCATCCCCTATGTCCTGATCGCGAGCGGGGGCGCCTATCTGATCGCCCGTTTCCTCGGTCTCAGCCCCGCGGGGGCGATCTTCACCGGATTCTGGGTCGCCCTCTCCTCGACGGCGATCGTCCTCAAGACGCTCAGCGATCGGGGAGAGATCGACACGCCGTACGGCCGGCTCGTCCTCTCGATCCTCCTCTTCCAGGACCTCTGCATCGTCCCGATGATGCTCCTGCTGCCGGTTCTTGGCGGGACGCGCGAACTCTGGGGCGCGCGGGTCGGCGAGGTTCTCGGCGAGGCGCTCCTGATCCTGCTCGCCGTCCTGTTCATCTCGCGATTCGTCGTCCCGCCCTTCCTCGCTTATGTCGCCAGGTCGCGCAACAGGGAGCTCTTCCTGCTCTTCGTTCTCCTCTTCTGTCTCGGGACCGCCGGCGCGGCCCACTGGCTCGGCCTCTCGGCGGCGCTGGGGGCGTTTCTTGGCGGACTGCTGCTCTCGAAGAGCGACTACGGATTGCAGGCCCTCTCGGACATCCTCCCCTTCCGGGATGTCTTCAACAGCATCTTCTTCATGTCGATCGGGATGCTTCTCGATGTCTCCTTCTGCGTCGCGCATCCGCTGCCGGTCCTGCTCGCGGGGTTCGGCCTCTTCGCCGGGAAGGCGATCATCGGCGCTTCCATCGCGATGGTCATAGGCTTCTCCGCTCGGGTCGCGGCCCTGTCGGGACTCGCGCTCGCCAACGTGGGAGAGTTCTCCTTCGTGCTGGCCGGGGCGGGACGCGAGCTGGGGCTGGTTCCGGAGGAGACCTTCCAGATCCTCCTTGCCGCCTCGATCCTGACGATGGCTTTCACTCCCGTGGTCATCGCACTCGCGCCGCGATTCGCCCGGCGGGTGGAGCGCGTCGCCCGGATCGCTCCCGGGTTCCTCGCGGGACGCCGATCGGATGCCGGAGCGGAGCCCTTGGTCGAGAAGATGCGGGAGCACGTCGTCGTCGTCGGCTATGGCCTCAACGGCAGCAACCTCGCTCACCTCCTGAAGGCGGAGGGGATTCCCTACATCGTGCTCGATCTCAACGCCACGACCGTTCAGGAGGCGCGTGCCCACGGCGAGCCGATTCTCTTCGGCGACATCACGAGCGAAACGGTCATGAAGCACCTCGGTCTCGAACGGGCCCGAATGCTCATGATCTCCATATCGGACGCCGAGGCCACCCGCAGGGCTGTGCGCGCTCTGCGGGAACGATATCCGGACCTCCATCTCCTCGTCCGCACGCGCTACGTGTCGGAAGTGGATGGCCTGCATGCGCTGGGCGCCAGCGAGGTTGTCCCCGAGGAGTTCGAGACTTCGATCGAGATCGGAGCCCGGACGCTGGCCCGCTATGGAGCCGATGTCGGATTGATCCGCGGCCGGCTCGAGTCCCTCCGCGCGGACAGCTACCGCGCGATGCGGCCCGAGGCGGCGCCGGCTCGAGCGGGGACAGCCCGGTCCATGGCGATGGCCGGAGGGACCGCCGTCTGTCCGGTCCTGCCCGCGGGGTCGATGACCGGACTCTCTCTCGCCGAGGTCGACGTCCCCGGACGCACCGGCGGCAGAGTCCTCGCGGTCCGCCGCGGCGATGAGATCCTGACCGATCCGAATCCGGCCCTTGTGCTGGAGGAGGAGGACTTGCTGATCGTCCTGGGGACAGAAGAGCAGCTGGACGCCGTGCGCGCCCTGCTGGCGGGCGAGATCACGATCGAGGAGCCCGAGGGGATCAAGACCGGGACCGAAGATGGCGGCGCGCCGTTGTAG
- a CDS encoding PDZ domain-containing protein, translating into MDCSEEASSPSRNSAPLGGHGRQRSSALAPRFALLALLALLSIASITTEVLNLASYVRYRYLEPGIGVSIDVGGGRSGMLTGQWFEPSNIRLSRGVRVRSVDDARSAARAGLASGDLIVKVNGIDLARKPEAYYRPFSVGREGDRVRIEFERAGELRETTIVLERVPPKAWGLSFNRVWIDFGPLTTWVVMGPRLIVCLVLLLVGVLMGLLGTAKRAAFDLAVVGIALSYALMLSTFPLIRSMPLTIFAVHMAVDTLCNALFSFFLLRSFASFPHPSGLGRLVLRAQWGLACVLVLLSIADMITTVPYYLSGPIPGLSRSPILRTLGGLTGDPLALFAIVAALALLLAQRIETRAARGTRFKVIEFGFFVGAAGGILMEVYYLWLAGLRMSPTWQKVCYFAGAHLGLLLVCAFPISLAYAVLARRVPGLQLIIRKGVQHLLLSKGTLVVEGLLIFAVVFGILRQATRSGVGSEGTASGVAVVSALAVVGALAKVNRRLMPVIDRRFFKERCDVGALLLDLGRRLPTIRQREQILRHTAATVMGALYPSEVSLLLRDPLAGAFRCEAHLTADQIGHAAQGDRLEAQALPRPDLELRESDGVVDRLAGGEPWIEVHQEEFSGSYQEEAGSGSRDEEARLSDLGTELLVSIAGTEALRGILSLGPKLSEEPYTREDKDLLLTVCRQVGTALENAELLEVAKREAQQARDLEIAHQVQQTLFPREFPVRPGWAFAAMCRPARATGGDYYDLLELPSGKIAFALGDVAGKGLGASLLTASVHAIVRSGLREEAPDLGRLVSEVNEHLYTSSAPQMFVTLFIGILNPDDGELRYVNGGHPPPLLIGTLDTAPIRLEAGGTIVGIMPGVPFREEAARIESGNFLLLFSDGVTEAMDRGGEMFEEERLVMALASVKGRPAAEIKDALVEAVDRFASGCEQADDISVVVIQRTC; encoded by the coding sequence ATGGATTGCAGTGAAGAGGCCTCGAGCCCGAGCAGAAACTCCGCCCCGCTGGGCGGACATGGCCGCCAGCGGTCTTCTGCCCTAGCTCCCCGCTTCGCCCTCCTCGCCCTTCTCGCGCTCTTATCCATCGCCTCCATCACAACAGAGGTCCTGAATCTCGCATCGTACGTGCGCTATCGATACCTCGAGCCCGGAATCGGGGTGAGCATCGACGTCGGAGGCGGCAGATCGGGAATGCTGACCGGACAGTGGTTCGAGCCTTCGAACATCCGCCTGAGTCGTGGGGTCCGCGTGAGGTCTGTGGATGACGCCCGATCGGCAGCCCGCGCCGGCCTTGCCTCTGGCGACCTCATCGTGAAGGTGAACGGAATCGACCTCGCCAGAAAGCCGGAAGCCTACTACAGACCGTTCTCGGTTGGCCGTGAGGGAGATCGTGTCAGGATCGAGTTCGAGCGCGCCGGAGAACTCAGGGAGACTACGATCGTCCTGGAGCGTGTGCCGCCGAAGGCGTGGGGACTCTCCTTCAATCGGGTCTGGATTGACTTTGGCCCGCTCACGACCTGGGTCGTCATGGGGCCGAGGCTCATCGTTTGCCTTGTATTACTCCTTGTCGGCGTTCTCATGGGATTGCTCGGCACGGCCAAGCGCGCCGCCTTCGATCTCGCTGTGGTGGGCATCGCGCTCTCCTATGCGCTGATGCTGTCCACTTTCCCACTCATCCGCTCGATGCCGTTGACGATCTTCGCTGTGCACATGGCGGTGGACACTCTCTGCAATGCCCTCTTCTCCTTCTTCCTTCTGAGGAGCTTCGCTTCGTTCCCGCACCCATCCGGCCTTGGCCGGTTGGTCCTGCGAGCGCAGTGGGGCCTGGCCTGCGTGTTGGTCCTGCTCTCCATCGCTGACATGATCACTACCGTGCCTTACTACCTCAGCGGACCAATCCCAGGGCTATCGAGATCTCCGATCCTCCGGACGCTTGGCGGTCTGACAGGGGATCCCCTCGCTCTATTCGCGATTGTCGCCGCACTCGCCCTTCTGCTCGCGCAGAGGATAGAGACCCGCGCTGCTCGCGGGACTCGCTTCAAGGTGATCGAGTTCGGGTTCTTCGTCGGGGCGGCGGGCGGAATCCTGATGGAGGTCTATTACCTCTGGCTTGCCGGATTGAGGATGTCTCCCACCTGGCAGAAGGTCTGCTACTTCGCGGGCGCACATCTCGGCCTGCTGCTGGTCTGCGCCTTCCCGATCAGCCTCGCATACGCAGTCCTCGCGCGCAGGGTCCCGGGCCTGCAACTGATCATTCGCAAGGGCGTGCAGCACCTGCTCCTTTCGAAGGGGACCCTCGTGGTCGAGGGCCTGCTCATCTTTGCCGTCGTCTTTGGAATTCTGCGGCAAGCGACGCGAAGCGGCGTCGGGTCCGAGGGAACCGCCAGCGGCGTGGCCGTGGTCAGCGCGCTCGCGGTCGTGGGAGCGCTGGCCAAGGTGAACCGCCGGCTCATGCCCGTCATCGACCGGCGATTCTTCAAGGAACGGTGCGATGTCGGCGCCCTGCTTCTCGACCTCGGCCGTCGTCTTCCGACCATCAGGCAGCGGGAACAGATTCTCCGGCACACCGCAGCCACCGTAATGGGGGCGCTCTACCCTTCCGAGGTTTCGCTCCTGCTTCGGGATCCTCTGGCGGGGGCGTTCCGCTGCGAAGCGCACCTGACCGCCGACCAGATCGGTCATGCGGCCCAAGGGGATCGCCTCGAGGCGCAAGCGCTCCCCCGTCCGGACCTCGAGCTGCGCGAAAGTGACGGGGTAGTCGACAGGCTGGCAGGAGGCGAGCCTTGGATCGAAGTCCATCAGGAGGAATTCTCCGGATCCTATCAGGAGGAAGCAGGATCCGGTTCGCGAGATGAGGAAGCCAGGCTGAGCGACCTCGGTACCGAACTCCTCGTCTCGATAGCCGGCACTGAAGCGTTGAGGGGCATCCTGTCCCTCGGCCCGAAACTCTCGGAAGAGCCATACACGCGGGAGGACAAGGACCTCTTGCTGACGGTCTGCCGGCAGGTCGGGACTGCGCTCGAGAACGCCGAGCTGCTAGAGGTCGCCAAGCGGGAGGCGCAGCAGGCGCGGGATCTCGAGATCGCGCATCAGGTTCAACAGACCCTGTTCCCGCGCGAGTTCCCGGTCCGGCCCGGCTGGGCGTTCGCCGCGATGTGTCGGCCTGCCAGGGCGACCGGCGGCGATTACTATGATCTCCTTGAGCTTCCAAGCGGGAAGATCGCCTTTGCTCTTGGCGATGTGGCAGGCAAGGGACTCGGCGCGTCTCTTCTGACGGCCAGCGTTCACGCGATCGTCCGCAGCGGCCTTCGAGAGGAGGCGCCTGACCTTGGTCGACTCGTCTCCGAAGTGAACGAGCACCTCTACACATCGAGCGCCCCACAGATGTTCGTGACGCTGTTCATCGGAATCCTGAATCCCGATGACGGCGAGCTGCGCTACGTGAACGGAGGACACCCGCCCCCCCTTCTGATTGGGACTCTGGACACGGCGCCGATTCGGCTTGAGGCGGGTGGAACGATCGTCGGCATCATGCCGGGGGTCCCCTTCCGTGAGGAAGCGGCTCGGATCGAGAGCGGGAACTTCCTTCTCCTCTTCAGTGATGGGGTCACCGAAGCAATGGATCGGGGAGGGGAGATGTTCGAGGAGGAGCGATTGGTCATGGCCTTGGCGTCCGTCAAGGGTCGACCCGCTGCCGAGATCAAGGATGCTCTTGTCGAGGCGGTCGATCGGTTCGCATCGGGATGCGAGCAGGCGGACGACATCTCCGTCGTGGTGATCCAGAGGACCTGCTAG